GAACAGGTCAAGAAGGTACGATTGAACACTCTGAAACGATAATTTGAGCTGTTGCAAATGGAGACCAATGAGAGGATTGCTACATATTTCAATCGCTTTGTGGTACTCACAAACTCCATGAAGGCTAATGGAGAAACCTTGACAGATCAGTCAATCTGTGAGAAGGTATTACGCACTCTTACTCCTAGTTTTGATTATGTTGTGGCTGCCATTGAGGAAGCCAGGAAGCTAGACACCTTGAAAGTGGAGGACCTACAAGGTTCCCTCGAAGCACATGAACAAAGAATCATGGAGAGGTCCACACAAAGACCTGCAGATCAGGCCTTGAAAGCTGAAACCTTCAAGAGAGGAGGTTCGTCATCAAGAGGTGGATACAAGGGTTCTGGCAAGAATAAGGAGTACAAGGGTGGTAATTCAAAAGGTTCTCAGGAAAATGCACAAGATAAATCAGATCATGAACAATCAGAGGGTTCCTGGAAGAGAAGAGGAAACAAGAATTGGCGCGGTGGGAAGAGAAAGTTTGACAGAAAGAAGCTTAAGTGCTTCAATTGTGGAAAGATTGGTCATTTCTCTACTGAGTGCAAGGCTCCACCAAACCAGAATGATGATCGAGGGAAACAACAGGATGAAGTCAACCTGGCTAATACAGACAAAAAGGTATATTCTGAGATTCCACTCTCTCTAATGATGCTCACTAACCTAGACTCACATGCTAAGGATAAATGGTATATGGATTCTGGCTGCTCCAATCACATGACTGGACACAGAAATTGGTTAGTCAATTTTGATCCCAACAAAAAGAGTAGTGTCAAATTTGCTGATGATAGAATTCTGAAAGCTGAAGGAACTGGTGATGTGATAGTTAGGGGTAAACAAGGTCAGCAGAGTAGAATTTCTGAGGTTCTTTATGTTCCCAGCTTGACCACTAATCTGATTAGCTTAGGTCAATTGATAGAAAAGAAATTTTCGATAGTCATGGAAGATGGTTATATGGATGTCTTTGATCCATTAAAAAGAAAGCTGCCCAGAACTCCTCTTACAAAGAATAGAACCTTCCGAGTTGATCTTGAAGCTGTAGAATCCCAGTGTTTTAGTGCTAAAACTCTAACTGATGATTCATGGCTTTGGCATTGGAGATTAGGCCATCTGAATTTTAGAGATTTAAGCATGTTAAGAACTCAAGGACTTGTCACTGGTTTACCTCAAATTCAAGTTCCACTTAAACTTTGTGATAGTTGCTTGATCAGCAAGCAGCCGAGGAAGTCATTTAGCAAATTCACACCATCAAAATCTAAGAATCAGCTGCATGTGGTCTACTCTGATGTATGTGGTCCATTTGAGGTTCCATCCTTGGGAGGCAACAAGTACTTTGTTACTTTTGTTGATGACTTCACAAGAAAGATTTGGCTGTACCTGATCAAACTCAAGAGTGAAGTCTTTGGCATCTTCAAGGAGTTCAAAAGTCTGGTGGAAAAGCAATCAGGCAAGCACATTAGAGTGTTAAGGACTGATGGGGGAGGAGAATTTACCTCTAGAGAGTTTGATAACTTCTGCAAAGATCAAGGTATATTGCATGAAGTTACTGCTCCATACACCCCTCAGCATAATGGAATCGCTGAGAGAAGGAATAGAACTCTCTTGAACATGATTAGAAGTATGTTGAGAAGTAAGGAACTTCCACATAGCTTTTGGGGAGAGGCAGCAGCTACTGCAACTTACTTGTTAAACAGATGTCCTACAAAAAGCCTACAAGGTCAAGTTCCAGAAGAAGCTTGGTCTGGAATTAAACCTTCTGTGAAGCATTTCAGGATCTTTGGCTCTTTGTGTTTTAGACACATTCCTGATCAAAGAAGACATAAGCTAGATGACAAAGGTGAAGCCATGATCTTTGTTGGGTATGACTCCACTGGATCATATAAATTGTATAATCCTTTGACAAAACAGATGATGTTTAGTAGGGATGTACATTTTGATGAATCAAGCTCCTGGAAAGAGTACAAAGCTACTGCTCCTTCCTCATTAACTCAGGTCTTGCTTGACTGGGAAACTAGTGAGTTTCCAACTGCTGTAACTGATGTTGCACCTCAACAACCTCCAGCACCTCAAAATAACATGCCTAGGACACCTCCATCTCTGAACAACAGACCTTCCAGATTGAAGAACTTACCTACTCATCTCAGAGATTTTCAGATATTCTCCGATGATGCAATTAATGAAGCTGGAGACATTGTTCAACATATGGTCCTACTGGCAGAATCTGAACCAGTTAGTTTTGAGGAGGCTATTTCAAGTAAAACTTGGAGAGATGCAATGACTGAAGAATTGCATTCCATTGAGAAGAATGACACTTGGCAATTGGTGTCATTGCCGTTGAATAAAGCTTCAATTGTTGTCAAATGGGTCTTTAAGACTAAGCTTAAACCTGATGGTACTATCTCTAAGTACAAAGCCAGGTTAGTGGCTAAGGGGTTCATGCAGAGAGAGGGTCTTGATTACTCTGAAGTTTTTGCCCCAGTAGCCAGGTTGGAGACAGTTAGACTTCTTATTGCTTTAGCTAGCTGGAATCATTGGACATTGAGTCAACTTGATGTCAAATCAGCTTTCCTCAATGGTCCATTGGAAGAAGAGGTATTTGTTGatcaacctcctggttttgtcATCAAAGGCAGTGAGGAGAAGGTATACAAACTGAATAAGGCTCTCTATGGCCTGAAACAAGCTCCCCGAGCTTGGAACAAGAGGATTGATTCCTTTCTCACTCACTCAGGTTTCCAGAAGTGTTCAGTGGAACATGGTCTTTATGTGAAGTGTTTAAGTACCACTGAAGTTCTATACATTTGCCTCTATGTTGATGATCTTCTAATTACTGGAAGCAGTTTGCAAGGCATTGAAGATTTGAAGAAATTACTCAAGAGTGAGTTTGAGATGTCTGATTTGGGTTTGCTGGCCTATTTCCTTGGTTTGGAGTTTCAACAAACTAAGAAAGATGTCTTTATGAATCAAAGGAAATATGTTTCTGAGGtattgaagaagttcaatatgtgGAACTGCAATGAGTCTGAAGTTCCAGCTGAAGCTAATCTGAAGTTAGATAAATGTGAGCAAGAGTCTTCAGTAGATGCCACTGAATTTAGACAGCTGGTAGGAAGTCTGAGATTCATTTGTCACTCTAGGCCTGAAATCTCATGGATAGTTGGATTAATTAGCAGATTCATGAATGCACCTAAGCATTCACATCTGATTTCTGCCAAAAGAGTGTTAAGGTATCTCAAGGGTACACTTGATTTTGGTATTCTATTTCCACATCATGAAGAGAGATCCAAACTACAGCTTGTGGCTTATTCAGATTCTTATTGGTGTGGTGACTTAGTAGACAGGAAGAGCACCATGGGATATGTGTTCACTTTTGCAGGAGCACCAATATCATGGTCCTCTAAGAAGCAATCAGTAGTTGCTCTATCCACTTGTGAGGCTGAATATATTTCAGCTTGTGCTGCTGCTTGTCAAGCACTTTGGTTGCATTCTCTGCTTCAGGAATTGCATGTTGATGTTGGAAATGCAATTGAGTTGTTTGTGGATAATAGATCAGCTATTGATCTTTCTAAGAATCCAGTAGCACACGGGCGCAGTAAACACATAGAAACTAAGTTTCACTTCCTAAGAGATCAAGTTTCAAAGGGGAAAATCCTGATAAAGCATTGTAGTACTGAGCTGCAGCTTGCGGATATTTTGACTAAACCACTGAAAGCTGTGAGATTTAAGGAGTTAAGGAAGTTGGTTGGAGTGTTATCTGCTGCTGAGCTAGTTTGAAGCTACTTAAGAAATGATACAAGGAAGTTGAAGATGCAAAGAACTGAGACAGTAGTAGACAAGTTGTTTTTCTGCACTGTATAATGTTGTTTAGGCTAAGTATAGTGCTGTTTTTTTCTTGATTGAATCTGTGAACAGTGTTTGCATTATGGGGGAGTGTTAGGAATAATGCAAATCTGTTAGGGATTAGTAGCTATAAATAGCTATTAGTGTATTCAATGTATTCTATTGACAATTAATAAGAAATTCATTCCctcactttctttctctctctgtgTGTTAATGTTCTCTCTCAGTTCCTGTGTTCATACTCTAACATTTAATTCCTTTgaaatttgtttgtttgttgctatTCAAGCCCACTTCTACCTATGATCTTCGTTGGAGTATGAACCATCTCAAGGCAATACTGGAGGCTGGATGCCAAGAGCAAGAGTGTTCGGTGGAGGACTAGCATGCTTTGGATGATTTGTCATTAAGGACCTCGCACACATTATTTCTAGAAAAATTGTGTTAAAGTGAATGATTAAAATCTCTCAAATGAATGAGATACTTTTTTTTCGATGAGTTGGGCGGGCTTAGCAGCCCGAACTACAAGCCTGTAAAACAGACCGTTAAGGCATTATCAGACAAAAAAGAAATTGAACAAAAACTAGGAAGAGAATCAAAACTACTGAATGATGGTGTCAATTGAAACATTATTTCTATCTTTCCTTAAAGTGAATGATGATGTTAGCTTATAAACATCACGCATTGCTGCTAtgttgtgtgtgtatatatatatatatatatatgagaaaggtaatcttatgtgagaaaatgagaataaatcacgaccgttagatctaaccatcaacggttaagattaaaagaatttaatggtcatgtgattgtcacatgatcacttaaaaatgccatgtgattttttaaaaaagtcacatgacttaatgttttaatcttgacctttgatgattagatctaacggtcgtgatttattctcattttctcacataagaaaacctttctcataagatacatcctctatatatatatatatatatatatatatgtggaaCTTTCAAGCTTTATACTTACTGCGGAAAgaaaatgaatttgaaaaagACAAAAAGGATTGAGtctaattttgatgcaccgttGTTGTTATAAAAGAATAGTTCAATGTTTCGACACACTAGTGAAATCCAAGATCATGAATCCCCTTTAGTCTAAGGAGCATGCGCAAAATAGAATCCAATGCTGGTAAATTATACCTTGAGAGATCGATCTAAAAGCACACCTCGCATCACAACAACGCTAAACATGAAATTCATAACTCGCAAAGTTCTAAAAAATGGTGAAAACACATGTCTGGCAAccgggacggagggagtattgttTTAAAAATACTCCtctgaaaatattaaaaacaacaATAATCCTCTATAAGAAGCAACAAATTTTGTTATCATTACAATGAAAAACTGGCACATCATTATTGTTGTTGACTTGTTGTGCAAGCAAAATAGACACCATTATAGACTTACAAGGTAACATGTCACGTATTTCCTCTATTTGATAACTTGCGCAAATTGTCCTCAATAAAGTAGTAGCTATTCGTGCTAACCAATTCTACATAGTAAAACCAAGCTCCCCTCCAATAAGGATTAATGTATAAAATCGCCCCAATCACCAACAATACTAATGTGTATGACACACCAAAGCTCACAAAGAAATCATACATGTCCATCAAACCACCACTGTCCCTATCAGAGTATGAACCATTTGGTAAAATTACTGGCGTTGTTCTTTCAGGATGGCAACTTTTTGATAGTGGTGGTCCACAAAGAAAAGGATTGCCCTCATAGCTGCTTTCATCAAAAGTTATAAACTGGCCTTTCCTTTCAGGTGTTTCACCTGATAAGTTGTTGTGTGCCACACTGAACACAGCAAGGGAATTTAACTCATTGAGTTGAGAAGGGATTTTGGAACTCAACTTGTTAAATGAGAGATCCAAACTCTCCACCTGTACCAAACCAGAGAACGTAGCTGGGATTTTCCCTGTCAAAGAGTTGTGAGATAAGTTCAATGCTCGAATTTTCGTCAAGTTTCCTAGCTCTGATGGGATATTACCAGTTAATTTGTTGTGGGACAAGTCAATTCCAGACATATAAGCAAGGATGTTCCCTGTGTAAGTGTAGGATCTTTTCTTTGTAGTGAAGTTAGCTTTTTCTTGTACATATGGTAATGAATCTTTGCTTCTGCTGTAGAAGCCACCATATATCATTTGTGATTGCAAAGGATAATCATTCTTAAAAGGTATTGTGCCCAAGCAGGTTGGTATTGAACCAGAAAAATTGTTATGAGAAAGATCTAAGATTGTTAAACCCACTAGTTGGCATATTTGCTTTGGAATCTGCCCTGAAAAGTGATTACCTTTCAAAAGAAGAAAGTTTAACACTGTAAAACTGAGGTCTTGTACCAAGCTATGAATATTGGATGTTATTTGATTGTATCTAAGGTCTAGGATCCATATGGAAGAACTTTCTGAGAACATTCTTTTTGACAAGCCACTTAACCTGTTGTTGCTCAAATGGATGGATCTCACAGAAGAATTGACAAAAGACGGTACTAAACCAGTGAAATCATTTTGTGAAATGTCGAGATAAACTAGAGATTCAAGTTCCACAAGTCCTGCAGGCATAGAACCTTCAAGATGATTGTTGGACATAGAAAGTGCCACCAAGTTTGTTAAATTTCCTACCACATTTGGTAGCTTCCCCACGAAATGATTATTGCTTATGTCCAAAGCCAACAATGATGTGTTAGAAAAACCACTCGGGATGCTACCGGAAAAGCTATTTCCATCCAAATACAACTGCTCCAAGTGTTTCAAAGCTGACAATGTAGGGAACACTGGTCCATTTAATTTATTGTTTGAAAGTCTCAAGAATCTGAGCGAAGACCTATCCCAAGATATGTTCTTTGGTATTTCTCCAGATAAATAATTGTCAGAGAGATCCAATGTATCCAACAACTTCATTTGGCCAAACTCATGAGAAATTGAACCTTGGATTTCATTTATAGACATGTTCAGAAATCGCAGATTTGGAAAGATTGAACTGATATTTTTGCTAGGGATCTGACCAGTGATGACGTTATCAGATACATCAATTCTCCTCATGCTGGGAAGAGGATGCAATGGTGGCTTGAAAGTACCAGTGAAAGAGCAATTTCTAACAATAAATTCAGACATTTTTGTGTTGTTTTTGAACAACCAATTTGGAAACTCTCCGTCCAACTTGCAACTGGTGAAGTCCAGAGTAGTCAAATTGTATTGATAAAGAAGAAACTTTGGAAGTGGAAGAGAATCAGTGATGGTTGTTGATGACAAACTAAGCACTTGTAACTGAAATTTTGGAATCCAAGTTTGGAAAGTAGGTTTTGAGTCAAGTATAACTCTGTTTCCCTCACCATAGATGAATTTGAGGTTGGAATGATTGGCAAATGGTGTGAATGAAATAGGAACTTCAAACTGGTTTTCTGTAAAACCAAAATATTCAAGTGAAGTAAGACTTGCAAGGTTAGAACTGAAATTTCCAGTGAAGTGATTATGAGAAAGGTCCAACTTCAGAAGAGAGGTCATATTAAAGAAAGATAAGGGAAGCGGCCCCACGAATTTATTGAAGGTTATATCTAACTCTTCCAACTTCTTAAGCTTAGACCAATCTGGAaatgaaatattgaaaaaattTCATTCTTAAAAGGGATACAATGAAAAGGATATAAGCATTTCAACAAAATGAAAGGAAAATACCTGCAGCCGGAAGAGTGCCATTTATCCCACATTCCGAAAGAGACAAAACTTTCAAAGAAGTCAATTCCCCAACACTTttgaaaaactcattttccaggtTAGAACTATGGTCCAATGCCAAGTGTTCTAGCTTACTTAAATCACTAAAGTCTGCATATTAAAAAAGATTATATGGACCTTAACTAAAGGAAATAGAATT
This is a stretch of genomic DNA from Lotus japonicus ecotype B-129 chromosome 1, LjGifu_v1.2. It encodes these proteins:
- the LOC130729212 gene encoding cuscuta receptor 1-like isoform X1 yields the protein MMVKVKSVLLIFFSFKVLCCEGCWKQESEALLGLNSRLGYPLFWIDGTDCCHWEGVECNKTTRRVASLNLNGRRDYYPHGQWYLNYSDFTVFNDLKTLNLSFTNTAGCAKSEGLENLQVLDLSYNILNNAASVQSCLDGLSSIKSLYLSFNGFNATSFHVFETLSSKLLNLEVLDISANYLTNEILPSLGGFTSLKKLDLSQIGLNSDLHIQGRLKLNFILLICRVFYCNNLDYFQGTYHAGLWSKLMNLEVLDMSNNNFNDSDIGTALSGFLSLSSVNLKYSQMTPRSILNISKLRSLEVLDLGLNELDESILWSLENDGFAWPTGLKVLGLSSNSFSNNFLSSLWGIGSLESLDLSSNNLEGSLNISGLSALINLQILDLSGNQISHFVVHQGSKSLSRLDVLALDNNMINGSMLRKSLWAFSSIRVLSLTNNEFEGTMVAEDFSDLSKLEHLALDHSSNLENEFFKSVGELTSLKVLSLSECGINGTLPAADWSKLKKLEELDITFNKFVGPLPLSFFNMTSLLKLDLSHNHFTGNFSSNLASLTSLEYFGFTENQFEVPISFTPFANHSNLKFIYGEGNRVILDSKPTFQTWIPKFQLQVLSLSSTTITDSLPLPKFLLYQYNLTTLDFTSCKLDGEFPNWLFKNNTKMSEFIVRNCSFTGTFKPPLHPLPSMRRIDVSDNVITGQIPSKNISSIFPNLRFLNMSINEIQGSISHEFGQMKLLDTLDLSDNYLSGEIPKNISWDRSSLRFLRLSNNKLNGPVFPTLSALKHLEQLYLDGNSFSGSIPSGFSNTSLLALDISNNHFVGKLPNVVGNLTNLVALSMSNNHLEGSMPAGLVELESLVYLDISQNDFTGLVPSFVNSSVRSIHLSNNRLSGLSKRMFSESSSIWILDLRYNQITSNIHSLVQDLSFTVLNFLLLKGNHFSGQIPKQICQLVGLTILDLSHNNFSGSIPTCLGTIPFKNDYPLQSQMIYGGFYSRSKDSLPYVQEKANFTTKKRSYTYTGNILAYMSGIDLSHNKLTGNIPSELGNLTKIRALNLSHNSLTGKIPATFSGLVQVESLDLSFNKLSSKIPSQLNELNSLAVFSVAHNNLSGETPERKGQFITFDESSYEGNPFLCGPPLSKSCHPERTTPVILPNGSYSDRDSGGLMDMYDFFVSFGVSYTLVLLVIGAILYINPYWRGAWFYYVELVSTNSYYFIEDNLRKLSNRGNT
- the LOC130729212 gene encoding cuscuta receptor 1-like isoform X2; this encodes MMVKVKSVLLIFFSFKVLCCEGCWKQESEALLGLNSRLGYPLFWIDGTDCCHWEGVECNKTTRRVASLNLNGRRDYYPHGQWYLNYSDFTVFNDLKTLNLSFTNTAGCAKSEGLENLQVLDLSYNILNNAASVQSCLDGLSSIKSLYLSFNGFNATSFHVFETLSSKLLNLEVLDISANYLTNEILPSLGGFTSLKKLDLSQIGLNSDLHIQGLWSKLMNLEVLDMSNNNFNDSDIGTALSGFLSLSSVNLKYSQMTPRSILNISKLRSLEVLDLGLNELDESILWSLENDGFAWPTGLKVLGLSSNSFSNNFLSSLWGIGSLESLDLSSNNLEGSLNISGLSALINLQILDLSGNQISHFVVHQGSKSLSRLDVLALDNNMINGSMLRKSLWAFSSIRVLSLTNNEFEGTMVAEDFSDLSKLEHLALDHSSNLENEFFKSVGELTSLKVLSLSECGINGTLPAADWSKLKKLEELDITFNKFVGPLPLSFFNMTSLLKLDLSHNHFTGNFSSNLASLTSLEYFGFTENQFEVPISFTPFANHSNLKFIYGEGNRVILDSKPTFQTWIPKFQLQVLSLSSTTITDSLPLPKFLLYQYNLTTLDFTSCKLDGEFPNWLFKNNTKMSEFIVRNCSFTGTFKPPLHPLPSMRRIDVSDNVITGQIPSKNISSIFPNLRFLNMSINEIQGSISHEFGQMKLLDTLDLSDNYLSGEIPKNISWDRSSLRFLRLSNNKLNGPVFPTLSALKHLEQLYLDGNSFSGSIPSGFSNTSLLALDISNNHFVGKLPNVVGNLTNLVALSMSNNHLEGSMPAGLVELESLVYLDISQNDFTGLVPSFVNSSVRSIHLSNNRLSGLSKRMFSESSSIWILDLRYNQITSNIHSLVQDLSFTVLNFLLLKGNHFSGQIPKQICQLVGLTILDLSHNNFSGSIPTCLGTIPFKNDYPLQSQMIYGGFYSRSKDSLPYVQEKANFTTKKRSYTYTGNILAYMSGIDLSHNKLTGNIPSELGNLTKIRALNLSHNSLTGKIPATFSGLVQVESLDLSFNKLSSKIPSQLNELNSLAVFSVAHNNLSGETPERKGQFITFDESSYEGNPFLCGPPLSKSCHPERTTPVILPNGSYSDRDSGGLMDMYDFFVSFGVSYTLVLLVIGAILYINPYWRGAWFYYVELVSTNSYYFIEDNLRKLSNRGNT